The Bacteroidota bacterium genome includes the window CATCCTCCGAAATTTCCATGATGAGGCTCATGCCACCCTTTAAATCTAATCCAAGACTGAGGGCGTGTTCCCGACAGAACTTATACGTATATATATCTCTCAGTCCCCAAACATCTACAATCGGAATACCCGCTACCGAGTCGAGATAGTTATGTCGAAATACCTTCTTGATATCGGAGACAGAATCTTCAAACATTACCAGTTGAGCCGGGTTTAAACCCGCTGGCGTCGCGATCTTTACATGCTCATTGGCATAGGTGTCTGCCTTGCCTTCAACCCAGTTAGAAAGAAAAGTAAATGAAAGCTGGAAAATACAAGTGAGAACCAGAATAATGGTGAAAAATTTAATAACACCTCTGAGGTTTTGCATGTCTGATGGTTTAATCTAAAAAAAAACACAAGCCCCGCACTTTTCAGCGAGGCGGGCGCAAATATATAAGAATGAGGATAAAAAGAAAGGAGACAATGAGATTTGCATCTAATGTAATTGCGATCTGCAAAATATGGCTTACTTTACCGATATAAATGATGCGCTACCTTTAAATATTCTAAGCCAAGTAAGTCTTGGAGTTTATAATTGGAGGTGATCTCAACAAAGTATGGAATAATTAAAAAAGGTAAGTAATTAGGTCAAGGGTTTTGAAAATACAGTCATGTCATTATATTTGCGTCCCTTTTAAAAAGAGGGGCATAGTTCAGTGGTAGAATAGCGGTCTCCAAAACCGTTGACGTCAGTTCGAATCTGGCTGCCCCTGCAATGGGATTTTGGAATATTTGGAGATGGAGTTAAAACAAGAAAAGAAGTAACATAAATATAAATGAACAAGGTAACAGTCTATTTCAGAGAAGCTTATGATGAGCTGGTGAATAAAGTAACCTGGCCAACTTGGGTAGAATTACAAGAAAGTTCGGTAGTCGTGATGGTTACTTCATTAATTATTTCACTGTTCATATTCGGCGTGGACCTTATTTTTAAATATGGAGCACAAGAACTCTACAAACTCATCGTCGGCTAAAATGGCAGAGGAAAAAAAATGGTATGTTGTCCGTGTTATCAGCGGGCAGGAGCGGAAAATACGCGATCACATCATGTTGGAAGTGACCCGTTCCAAATGGGGTACTATTGTGAGCAACATATTGGTACCGACAGAGAAAATATATACCATTAAGAACGGCAAGAAAACCATTAAAGATAAAACCCTGTTCCCCGGCTATATATATATGGAAGTGGAAGACAAGAAAATGTCGCAGGAAATGTGGACTTCTGTGCGTCAGGTTCATGGAGTACTTGGCTTTCTCGGTACCTTATCGAATGCCGAAGTAATGAAGTTGTTAGGTAAGGCTGATGAGATGATGGATGCCACTGAAACTATGGCTGAGCCGTTTATCATCAATGAGGATGTAAAGATTGTAGATGGTCCTTTCAATGACTTCGTAGGTAACATTGAGGAAATCAATAACGAAAAGAAGAAACTCAAGGTCATCGTCAAAATATTTGGAAGAAGAACCCCGGTGGAAGTAAGCTTTATGCAAGTGGAGAAAATAAGTTAATCAAAAACAGTAAATCGAAATAAACAATGGCAAAGGAAATTCAAACATTCATCAAGCTCCAAGTAAAAGGAGGTCAAGCAAATCCCGCTCCACCAATCGGCCCAGCTTTGGGTTCCAAGGGAGTGAACATCATGGAGTTTTGCAAAAGATTCAATGCACAATCTCAAGACCGCATCGGAAAGATTCTTCCGGTGGTGATCTCAGTATATAAGGATAAGAGTTTTGATTTTATAATCAAAACTCCTCCGGTTCATGCTTTACTCATGGAATATACCAAAAAGCAGGCAGGTTCTGCTGAACCCAATCGTAAGAAAGTGGGCACGGTTAGTTTAGACATCATCAAGAAGATTGCTGAAGAAAAAATGCCCGATCTGAATTGCTTCACTATTGAATCAGCCATAAAAATGGTAGCTGGTTCTGCTAAAAGTGCAGGATTTAACGTAGAAGGATATTAAAACTGGTAACGGCTCGTTGATGACAGTTTATGGAAATATCCTTACTGTTAACTACTAACCGCCATCCACCAACTATTTTCATAACCGAGGAAGGGCTTCATTGACCCGCTTCACCTCAAAAACAACAACAATGAAATTAACTAAAAAAAGAAAAGTAGCACAGGCAAAAGTGGACATCAACAAGTTGTACACTTTACCCGAAGCCTCCAAGCTGGTGAAAGAAACCACGACTTGCAAATTCGATGCCTCCGTTGACCTTCACATTCAATTGGGTGTGGATCCTAAAAAAGCCGATCAGGCCATCCGGGGAACAACTGCGCTTCCGCACGGAACGGGTAAAACCAAGAAAGTATTAGTGTTAACCTCTGCCGACAAGGAAGAAGAAGCAAAGAAAGCAGGTGCTGATTTTGTTGGCTTGGACGAGTTTGTTCAGAAGATTGAACAAGGTTGGATGGAGTTTGATGTCGTCATCGCTTCACCAAACGTAATGGCTAAGATTGCCAAGATTGGTAAAATACTCGGCCCTCGTAATCTCATGCCGAATCCTAAATCAGGAACCGTTACTCCCGAAGTAGGCAAAGCTGTAGAAGAAGTAAAGAAAGGTAAAATAGCCTTCAAGGTAGATAAGTTCGGCATTGTGCATAGCTCTATAGGTCGTGTATCTTTCAGCGTGCAACAGATTAATGAAAATGCTGAGGCTCTGTTGCAAACGCTGGCGAAATTAAAGCCTGCCACTGCAAGGAATTTATTTCAAAGGTATCAGCATGGCTTCTACCATGAGCCCCGGAGTCAATGTTGATTACAAAACAGTTAGTGGATTATAATTTTATCACCCTCTATATAAATATAGCGAACAATGGAAAAAAATAAAAAGAACCAGGAAATAGCTGATTTGAAAGAAAAATTCAGCAATTCAACATACTTCTATTTGACAGATTCCTCCACTCTTTCAGTGGAGAAGATTAACAACTTCCGCAGACTTTGTTTTAAATCAGGTGTCGAATATCGCATCTCGAAAAACACGCTGATTAGAAAGGCATTGGAACAGTTGGAAGGAAACTATGAGGCCATTTATCCTTTACTGAACGGGCCTACCGGTGTTATGTTTTCTACAGACGGTGCCGTGCCTGCAAAGGTGATTAAAGAATTCAGAAAAGACGGTGAACGTCCTATCCTGAAAGGTGCTTATATTGACACTGATGTGTTTGTCGGTGATAATCAGTTAGCGATACTTGCCAGTTTGAAGAGCAAAAAGGAATTGATTGGCGAAATTGTCGGCTTATTGCAGTCTCCTGCTCGCAATGTTATCAGCGCCCTTCAAGCTTCATCTTCTCAGAAGATTGCCGGCCTATTAAAGGCTCTGGAGAACAGAAGCTAAACAAATACGATAGTCGGTTTATCTCTTCTTAGATGAGGATTGACTTTCAAGCATTCATAAAATAAAAAAATGCCCCAATGGGGCATTTTTTTATTTATCCCAGAATGTATTTGGTTGAACTGCAAATAGACAATTAGAAATTCGGATATTGATTTTTGTTTTAGGGAAAGGAGTTGTCAATTTCAAGTAAGGAAAACTTACTCGAAAAACAGCGCATATTTGATTGATTAGAGTGATAATAAAGCAAAACCTATGACAGATTTAAAAAGGTGCAGCGGTTCTCTGAAAAGATGAAGATTCGGTAGTTCGTACGCACAATTTCCTTAACTGAAAAGTACGAGTGATAATTGCATAGACTCATGTTTTGAGCTAAAAAGCACCTATCTTCAGCTATTTGGTACCGAGTAGCAGCTAACAGGGACCGAATAGCCGCCAACAGGAACCTATCTCTTGCGAACAGGCACCGAGTAGCTACGAACAGGTACCTGTCTTTAACTAACAGGGACCGAGTAGCAGCTAACAGGCACCTGTCTCTTACTAACAGGGACCGAATAGCTACAAACAGGGACCTATCTCTTACGAACAGGGACCGAATAGCTGCGAACATGCACCTGTCTCTTGCTAACAGGGACCGAATAGCTAGAGATGGGTACCGAATAGGAATAAGTCGGTCAAAAATTGAAAGAGAAGAGGACAATTTGGCAAAGCCGGTTGAAACGGCAAAAGCTAATGCCTACTTATAGCTGCTTCGTGTGTAACACCTATTTTCAGACAACGATTATTGCCGAATTAACTACTAAAAGGGAGGCAAATACAAAGACGGGAAAATGCAACTGGATTCTGTCATGTAAGTATTGTTTACAACAGACAAACAACTCCTTCCTATCTGTCAAATACAACTTTACTAACGGCTACTGTCTATCTGTGATTAAAACGCCCGCAGTTTAATCACCAAAGGTTACATGTTTAGACATCGTCGGTACCCAAAACTACTGGTTCTTCGGCATCCTGAGGACAACATGTAAAGGATAGCATAAAATGGATACTATCCTCTACACTTTTTGTCCTTTTTCTAACAATCCGGCGGGCCGGTTAAGGCTTCCCTACCACTACCCTGTTAGCAAACTGTTCATGGACTGTTAATACAGGTTCATAACCTGTTGATAAGGTCTGCTTTATGCACAATAGGTCTACTTCAGATACGAATTCCCACTTCATCCCACCTCTGAGATCCAATGTAGATAAGGAAATTTGACACTTTCGTTGCTGTGGAAAATTAAATTACCTATATTTGGGTCATAATGTGGTATGAAGTGGGCAAGGCTCTTACATTTGTCCTCGTAATTGAAAGAATAACAGAAACAAAATGAATTTCCTCGGACAGTTTGATTGCACAATGGACGACAAAGGGCGGATAAAAATGCCTGCATCGCTGCGCAAGCAATT containing:
- the secE gene encoding preprotein translocase subunit SecE → MNKVTVYFREAYDELVNKVTWPTWVELQESSVVVMVTSLIISLFIFGVDLIFKYGAQELYKLIVG
- the nusG gene encoding transcription termination/antitermination factor NusG, which gives rise to MAEEKKWYVVRVISGQERKIRDHIMLEVTRSKWGTIVSNILVPTEKIYTIKNGKKTIKDKTLFPGYIYMEVEDKKMSQEMWTSVRQVHGVLGFLGTLSNAEVMKLLGKADEMMDATETMAEPFIINEDVKIVDGPFNDFVGNIEEINNEKKKLKVIVKIFGRRTPVEVSFMQVEKIS
- a CDS encoding 50S ribosomal protein L10; its protein translation is MEKNKKNQEIADLKEKFSNSTYFYLTDSSTLSVEKINNFRRLCFKSGVEYRISKNTLIRKALEQLEGNYEAIYPLLNGPTGVMFSTDGAVPAKVIKEFRKDGERPILKGAYIDTDVFVGDNQLAILASLKSKKELIGEIVGLLQSPARNVISALQASSSQKIAGLLKALENRS
- the rplK gene encoding 50S ribosomal protein L11; amino-acid sequence: MAKEIQTFIKLQVKGGQANPAPPIGPALGSKGVNIMEFCKRFNAQSQDRIGKILPVVISVYKDKSFDFIIKTPPVHALLMEYTKKQAGSAEPNRKKVGTVSLDIIKKIAEEKMPDLNCFTIESAIKMVAGSAKSAGFNVEGY